In Astyanax mexicanus isolate ESR-SI-001 chromosome 5, AstMex3_surface, whole genome shotgun sequence, a single window of DNA contains:
- the mov10a gene encoding putative helicase mov-10-B.1, giving the protein MPSLRAAFEVGLDFLEFLGERKSKTDKKELRDIYNLEFKREGTNEPNFSRLVFALQHFNKASIRHGKVILHAKSQVRVYYCDQWRSVAGSRTDNVGATASASAHSSSPTVNPVLTSKKKLAKEVLQRLRVNRAELISDKGSIKITSDPESTNGKVVLNIDLVDRVYVVKFHIENVGQNCIYFSFYTALHRMRCFTLVDERRVTRVCPLLLCPGESYVVEVHYHIHHYGHFPATMYFEFCPESEDSSPSKPFCIVRELEVVIQTKLAAELGPESPYTPKQRGRYRPENRVVEEGVPPESGVTHSLKQEVKLKDYKYPAYLKDLVKHRLADTEKLSPAARLQLPRVKAVLETPLCIKQYAERFHLLLHLEEIQMEVDIKKYDLYNQTMTQDITNKKLLVLKVPGVAENRPSVLRGDHLNVCVSEDKAKPVTMYKGYVHRVELDRVKLGFSKKLVQKFVSNMKFDVEFNINRFPLKLQHRAVDLAVQHKLGNVLFPSGNKVEPPAVPKLSMFNRDLESNPEQSTAVQHILSGHSKPGPYLIFGPPGTGKTVTLVEAIKQVNRSGTVAHVLACAPSNSACDLLCERLLRYVDGHHLYRLCASSRDPRTMPQKLLKHSNWDEGQDSFILPSKETLMGYSVIVVTLITAGRLVSGGVPVGHFTHVFIDEAGQAVEPECVVGIAGLLHPEKGQVVLAGDPQQLGPILRSPLAQQHGLGLSLLERLMTQNSLYQKTHDGSQAYNSCFVTKLLRNYRSHPAILEIPNELFYDNELQVFADQMEREAFCHWEHLPKQGFPVIFHGVMGKDEREANSPSFFNVSEIEVLISYLQKLKLTQGKKGLPKLKPADIGIIAPYRKQVEKIRKALQTVKELKQWNDIKVGSVEEFQGQEKRVIMVSAVRSSISYVKMDQDFNIGFLTNEKRFNVAMTRAKALLIVVGNPVILNKNPTWQRFIQYCEQEQGYTGFDYRDAEGEEDVVTRLASLKIHTATEEIEESTLQQNVHPEWRSEQ; this is encoded by the exons ATGCCTTCTCTCAGAGCTGCTTTTGAAGTCGGGCTGGATTTTCTGGAGTTCCTTGGGGAACGAAAATCCAAAACAGACAAAAAGGAACTCCGGGACATCTACAACTTAGAGTTTAAAAG GGAAGGAACCAATGAGCCAAATTTTTCCAGGCTGGTCTTTGCCCTTCAGCACTTCAACAAAGCCAGTATAAGGCATGGCAAAGTTATCCTGCATGCCAAATCCCAG GTGCGTGTTTACTACTGTGACCAGTGGAGGTCAGTGGCAGGGTCCAGAACTGATAATGTTGGAGCCACAGCTTCAGCCTCCGCTCACTCATCTTCACCTACTGTTAACCCGGTCCTCACTTCAAAGAAAAAACTGGCTAAAGAAGTCCTTCAGAGACTTAGGGTAAACAG AGCAGAACTGATCTCTGATAAAGGAAGCATTAAAATCACTTCTGATCCAGAGAGCACCAATGGAAAAGTTGTGTTGAACATCGACCTCGTGGACAGGGTGTATGTGGTGAAGTTTCACATTGAGAACGTGGGGCAAAACTGCAtttacttcagcttctacacGGCCCTGCACCGGATGCGATGCTTTACTTTAGTGGACGAGAGGAGAGTGACCAGGGTTTGCCCTCTGCTTCTCTGTCCAG GTGAGAGCTATGTGGTAGAGGTGCATTACCACATTCATCACTACGGACATTTCCCCGCCACCATGTACTTTGAATTCTGCCCTGAATCAGAGGACTCCAGCCCCTCCAAACCTTTCTGCATTGTAAGGGAACTGGAGGTGGTGATCCAGACCAAGTTGGCTGCAGAACTGGGCCCAGAAAGCCCCTACACACCCAAGCAGAGGGGAAGGTACAGACCTGAGAACCGAGTAGTGGAAGAGGGTGTCCCACCTGAAAG TGGTGTGACACATTCTCTGAAGCAGGAGGTGAAGCTAAAGGACTATAAGTACCCTGCTTACCTGAAAGACTTGGTGAAACACCGGTTAGCTGATACAGAGAAGCTTTCCCCAGCAGCTAGATTACAGCTACCCAGAGTGAA AGCCGTGTTGGAGACTCCGTTGTGTATAAAGCAGTATGCAGAACGTTTCCACCTCCTCCTGCATCTAGAGGAGATTCAGATGGAAGTAGACATAAAGAAGTATGATCTGTACAACCAGACCATGACACAAGACATAACCAACAAAAAGCTGCTGGTGTTAAAG GTTCCAGGCGTCGCAGAGAACAGGCCATCTGTGTTGAGAGGAGATcacttgaatgtgtgtgtgtctgaagacAAAGCCAAACCTGTCACCATGTACAAAGGCTATGTCCATCGTGTGGAGCTGGATCGTGTTAAGTTGGGCTTTTCTAAGAA GCTTGTACAGAAGTTTGTTAGTAATATGAAGTTTGATGTGGAGTTCAACATCAACCGCTTCCCTCTTAAACTCCAGCACCGAGCTGTAGATCTGGCTGTACAACACAAGCTGGGAAATGTTTTGTTCCCCAGTGGTAATAAAGTCGAACCTCCAGCAGTGCCAAagctcag CATGTTTAATCGAGATCTGGAGAGCAACCCTGAGCAGAGCACTGCAGTTCAGCACATTCTGTCTGGCCATTCTAAGCCAGGTCCATACCTGATATTTGGACCTCCTGGCACGGGCAAAACAGTTACATTAGTGGAGGCCATAAAGCAG GTGAATAGGTCCGGTACTGTTGCCCATGTCCTGGCTTGTGCTCCCTCCAACAGTGCCTGTGATCTGCTGTGTGAGAGGTTGCTAAGATACGTGGATGGCCATCACCTCTATCGTCTCTGTGCCAGCAGTAGAGACCCCCGCACTATGCCACAGAAACTACTG AAACACAGTAACTGGGATGAAGGGCAGGACAGCTTCATCCTCCCATCTAAAGAGACTCTGATGGGCTACAGTGTTATTGTGGTCACGCTGATCACTGCTGGAAG GCTTGTATCTGGAGGTGTCCCGGTTGGTCACTTCACACACGTCTTCATAGATGAGGCTGGCCAAGCTGTGGAACCTGAGTGTGTTGTTGGGATTGCAG GTCTCCTCCATCCTGAGAAAGGTCAGGTGGTTTTGGCAGGAGACCCTCAGCAGCTTGGACCTATCTTGAGATCTCCACTGGCACAGCAACATGGGCTGG GACTGTCACTGCTGGAGAGACTGATGACCCAGAACTCGCTCTATCAGAAGACTCATGATGGCTCCCAGGCTTACAACAGCTGCTTTGTCACGAAGCTCCTGCGCAACTACAG GTCGCACCCTGCCATCCTCGAGATTCCTAATGAGCTTTTCTATGACAATGAACTACAAGTTTTTGCAGACCAGATGGAGAGAGAAGCTTTCTGCCACTGGGAGCATCTCCCTAAACAG GGCTTCCCAGTAATATTCCATGGAGTGATGGGGAAAGACGAGAGAGAAGCGAACAGTCCATCTTTCTTCAATGTCAGTGAGATCGAGGTCCTCATCAGCTATCTCCAAAAGCTAAAGCTAACTCAGGGAAAGAAGGGCCTTCCTAAACTCAAGCCTGCTGACATTGGCATCATTGCTCCTTACAGGAAACAA GTGGAGAAAATCAGGAAAGCCCTACAAACAGTAAAAGAATTAAAACAGTGGAATGATATTAAG GTGGGCTCCGTGGAGGAATTTCAGGGACAGGAGAAAAGGGTGATCATGGTGTCTGCAGTCAGAAGCAGCATAAGCTATGTGAAGATGGACCAAGACTTTAACATTGGCTTCCTCACAAACGAGAag aGGTTTAATGTAGCCATGACCAGAGCCAAAGCCCTGCTCATTGTGGTAGGAAACCCAGTCATCCTCAACAAGAATCCCACCTGGCAGAG GTTCATCCAGTACTGTGAACAAGAGCAGGGCTACACTGGTTTTGACTACAGAGATGCTGAGGGGGAGGAAGATGTGGTGACCCGACTGGCATCTCTAAAAATTCATACTGCCACTGAAG aaaTAGAAGAGAGCACACTGCAACAGAATGTGCATCCAGAATGGAGGAGTGAACAGTGA
- the rhoca gene encoding ras homolog family member Ca, which yields MAAIRKKLVIVGDGACGKTCLLIVFSKDQFPEVYVPTVFENYIADIEVDGKQVELALWDTAGQEDYDRLRPLSYPDTDVILMCFSIDSPDSLENIPEKWTPEVKHFCPNVPIILVGNKKDLRNDEHTRRELAKMKQEPVKPEEGRDMANRISAFGYLECSAKTKEGVREVFEMATRAALQVRKKRKRSGCLIL from the exons TGTGGAAAGACCTGTCTGCTCATAGTATTCAGTAAAGACCAGTTCCCTGAAGTTTATGTTCCCACTGTGTTTGAGAACTACATTGCGGACATTGAGGTGGATGGCAAACAG GTGGAGTTGGCACTGTGGGACACAGCAGGTCAGGAAGATTATGATCGTTTAAGACCACTCTCCTACCCAGACACGGACGTCATCCTTATGTGCTTTTCTATTGACAGCCCAGACAGTTTAG agaaTATTCCAGAAAAGTGGACACCCGAGGTGAAACACTTCTGTCCCAATGTTCCCATCATTTTGGTGGGGAATAAAAAGGATCTACGGAATGATGAACACACACGGCGAGAGCTGGCTAAGATGAAGCAG GAGCCTGTTAAACCAGAGGAGGGCAGGGACATGGCTAACCGTATTAGCGCCTTTGGCTACCTGGAGTGTTCAGCCAAGACTAAGGAGGGCGTGAGGGAAGTGTTTGAAATGGCAACTAGGGCAGCACTGCAGGTccggaagaagaggaagaggagtggATGCTTGATCTTGTGA